In the Clostridium sporogenes genome, one interval contains:
- the folK gene encoding 2-amino-4-hydroxy-6-hydroxymethyldihydropteridine diphosphokinase, whose product MHTAYIAFGSNIGDKENYIKKALEKIEEREMKILKVSPIYETEPYGVLDQDSFFNGVAKIETNLEPENLIKELLDIEKHLDRVRERRWGPRTIDLDIIFYDDLIINEKDLIIPHNDMENREFVLKPLCDIDENFIHPVLKKSVRQLYDELKSVQIVNVRPKK is encoded by the coding sequence ATGCACACAGCTTATATAGCTTTTGGTAGTAATATAGGTGATAAAGAAAATTATATAAAAAAAGCCTTAGAAAAAATAGAAGAAAGAGAAATGAAGATACTTAAAGTATCTCCTATATATGAAACAGAACCCTATGGCGTTTTAGATCAAGACAGTTTTTTTAACGGTGTAGCAAAAATAGAAACTAATTTAGAGCCAGAGAATTTAATTAAAGAACTTTTAGATATAGAAAAACATCTAGACAGAGTAAGAGAAAGAAGATGGGGACCTAGAACTATAGATTTAGACATTATTTTTTATGATGATTTAATAATAAATGAAAAAGATTTAATCATACCGCATAATGATATGGAAAATAGAGAATTTGTATTAAAACCATTGTGTGATATAGATGAAAATTTTATACATCCAGTTTTAAAAAAATCAGTAAGGCAATTGTATGATGAATTGAAATCTGTGCAGATAGTAAATGTAAGACCTAAGAAATGA
- the folP gene encoding dihydropteroate synthase yields MIIELNKNSFPEELKKIEVHEGSLNIFMNKNSIMPLKIFNVLSPATNIIKQEMMALGGDCAVSTYCINCKRKTSDIILLGTNRQYKKLLEKLKYMTFFRIQEIKGELENYINNHKELKTVLRDGREINYENLKVMGIINCTPDSFYEGSRKSSVEEALKTAENMLKDGAEILDIGGESTRPGSDPVSEEEEIKRVVPVIKEIKNKFKDVIISIDTYRANTAKAAIEAGADIVNDISAMTYDENMVNVVKEYNVPVILMHVKGKPKDMQVDPVYKDFMKEVHLYFKDRIDYCKQYGVKEDKIILDPGIGFGKTVEHNLKLMNRIEELKSFNLPVLLAASRKSTIGKILGDLPTEERLEGTIALSCLAVDAELQMVRVHDVKENTRAIRMLEAVRRV; encoded by the coding sequence ATTATTATTGAGTTAAATAAAAATAGTTTTCCAGAGGAGCTAAAAAAAATAGAAGTGCATGAGGGTAGTTTAAATATATTTATGAATAAAAACAGCATTATGCCTTTAAAAATTTTTAATGTATTATCTCCTGCGACCAATATTATAAAACAAGAAATGATGGCTTTAGGTGGAGATTGTGCTGTAAGTACTTATTGTATAAATTGTAAAAGAAAGACTTCTGATATAATATTGCTTGGAACAAATAGACAGTACAAAAAATTATTAGAGAAACTTAAATATATGACTTTTTTCAGAATACAAGAAATAAAAGGTGAATTAGAAAATTATATTAATAATCATAAAGAATTAAAAACAGTTTTAAGAGATGGAAGAGAAATAAATTATGAAAATTTAAAGGTTATGGGAATTATAAATTGTACTCCAGATTCTTTTTATGAAGGTTCTAGAAAAAGTTCTGTAGAAGAAGCATTAAAAACAGCAGAAAACATGTTAAAAGATGGAGCAGAAATTTTAGATATAGGGGGAGAATCTACAAGACCAGGTTCTGATCCTGTAAGCGAAGAGGAAGAAATAAAAAGAGTAGTCCCTGTGATAAAAGAAATAAAGAATAAATTTAAAGATGTCATAATTTCTATAGATACATATAGAGCCAATACTGCAAAGGCTGCTATAGAAGCAGGTGCGGATATAGTAAATGATATAAGCGCTATGACATACGATGAAAACATGGTGAATGTAGTTAAAGAATATAATGTACCTGTAATACTTATGCATGTAAAAGGTAAACCAAAGGATATGCAGGTAGATCCAGTGTATAAGGATTTTATGAAAGAAGTTCATCTCTACTTTAAGGATAGAATAGATTATTGTAAACAATATGGTGTAAAAGAGGATAAAATAATATTAGATCCAGGTATAGGATTTGGAAAAACCGTGGAACATAATTTAAAATTAATGAACAGAATAGAAGAACTAAAAAGTTTTAATCTTCCAGTGCTTTTAGCAGCTTCAAGAAAATCTACTATAGGAAAAATTTTAGGAGATTTACCTACAGAGGAAAGATTAGAAGGAACTATAGCTTTATCCTGTTTGGCTGTAGATGCAGAGCTTCAAATGGTAAGAGTCCACGATGTAAAAGAAAATACAAGAGCTATAAGAATGTTAGAAGCAGTAAGAAGAGTATAA
- a CDS encoding GyrI-like domain-containing protein — MDINIEMIPSYKIAYIRRTGSYGLGSVQIMEQLKNWAREKNLFNKNSIILGIAQDNPKLTEAKYCRYDTCLVVSDEFKVDNKYINFGKTMGGKYCVFKISHTVDAMQKAWIEIFSELSKRNYELDDRRPILERYAMQMINKHYCEICVPIL, encoded by the coding sequence ATGGATATTAATATTGAAATGATACCATCATATAAAATTGCTTATATACGAAGAACAGGTTCTTACGGTTTAGGGAGTGTGCAAATAATGGAACAATTAAAAAATTGGGCTAGAGAAAAAAACTTATTTAATAAAAATTCAATTATATTAGGAATAGCCCAAGATAATCCTAAATTAACAGAAGCTAAATATTGTCGTTATGATACATGTTTAGTTGTTTCGGATGAATTTAAGGTTGATAATAAGTATATTAATTTTGGAAAAACTATGGGTGGAAAATATTGTGTATTTAAAATAAGTCATACGGTAGATGCTATGCAAAAAGCATGGATAGAGATATTTTCAGAGTTATCAAAAAGAAATTATGAACTTGATGATAGAAGGCCTATTCTTGAACGATATGCAATGCAGATGATAAATAAGCATTATTGTGAAATTTGCGTACCAATATTATAA
- a CDS encoding methyltransferase domain-containing protein, producing the protein MKDTSKKLFTTGEFAKKAGVTLRTLRYYDKIGLLGPSSHNELGHRLYSKEDFGKLQKILTLKFIGLSLEDIANIMKYDLNHKDLKKSLEIQKEIMKKKIKHIHSIIKAIDEAADNIDFNKEMDWDKFINIISAINSDKNWMQQYENASNLKARITLHELFSTNKEGWMPWFFKELKQELSRISSSCKNYNEKIDNHNELGLNDLEVDKLELNKSEVNNLKSNDLDVNNIGLNKLDIYNLKVNNLELDNLESKQSNIKILELGCGDASLWNKNFHRIPPEWEITLTDFSEGMLKDAKKNLREKSNRFNFKIVNAESIPFKDESFNIVIANHMLYHVSNINMALEEINRVLKSEGILFASTVGKNHMKEIREIISTFDIYNLTSKSWEDTDSFQLENGLKIVSEYFDMVELKRYKDNLKVTDPVYVLDYIFSMPGNNKINLSSKDLKKIYNYLEDTIKEKENIYITKDTGYFKGKK; encoded by the coding sequence GTGAAAGATACCTCAAAAAAATTATTTACAACAGGGGAATTTGCTAAAAAAGCTGGGGTAACACTAAGGACTTTAAGATATTATGACAAGATAGGTTTATTAGGTCCTAGTAGTCATAATGAATTAGGACATAGGTTGTATAGTAAAGAGGACTTTGGTAAACTACAAAAGATACTAACTCTTAAATTTATAGGACTTTCCCTAGAAGATATAGCTAATATAATGAAGTATGATTTGAATCATAAGGATCTTAAGAAGTCTTTAGAAATTCAAAAAGAGATAATGAAGAAAAAAATAAAGCATATTCACTCTATTATAAAAGCTATAGACGAAGCAGCAGATAATATAGATTTTAATAAAGAAATGGATTGGGATAAGTTTATAAATATAATAAGTGCCATAAATTCCGATAAAAACTGGATGCAACAATATGAAAATGCATCAAACCTAAAGGCAAGAATAACTCTGCATGAACTTTTTAGTACAAATAAAGAGGGATGGATGCCTTGGTTTTTTAAAGAACTAAAACAGGAATTGAGCAGGATTAGCTCAAGCTGTAAAAATTATAATGAGAAAATAGATAATCATAATGAATTAGGATTAAATGACTTAGAAGTAGATAAATTAGAATTAAATAAATCAGAAGTGAATAACCTAAAATCAAATGATTTGGACGTAAATAATATAGGATTAAACAAATTAGACATATATAACTTAAAAGTAAATAATCTAGAATTAGATAATTTAGAATCAAAGCAAAGTAATATAAAAATATTAGAACTAGGTTGTGGTGATGCTAGTCTTTGGAATAAAAATTTTCACCGCATACCACCAGAATGGGAAATAACATTAACAGATTTTTCAGAAGGTATGCTAAAGGATGCTAAGAAGAATCTAAGAGAAAAAAGTAATAGATTTAATTTTAAAATAGTAAATGCAGAAAGTATTCCTTTTAAAGATGAGAGTTTCAATATAGTTATAGCAAATCATATGCTTTATCATGTTTCTAATATAAATATGGCTTTAGAGGAAATAAATAGAGTATTAAAAAGTGAAGGTATTTTATTTGCTTCTACTGTAGGTAAAAATCATATGAAAGAAATAAGAGAAATAATTTCTACATTTGATATATATAATTTAACCAGTAAAAGCTGGGAAGATACAGATAGTTTTCAATTGGAAAATGGATTGAAAATTGTATCCGAATATTTTGATATGGTAGAATTAAAAAGATATAAAGATAATTTAAAGGTAACAGATCCTGTATATGTATTAGATTATATATTTTCTATGCCAGGAAACAATAAGATAAATTTATCATCAAAGGATTTAAAAAAGATTTATAATTATTTAGAAGATACTATAAAAGAAAAAGAAAATATTTATATAACTAAAGACACAGGATATTTTAAAGGTAAAAAATAA
- a CDS encoding helix-turn-helix transcriptional regulator, with translation MKDKVAFSIENDFCPVAYALKIIGGKWKLPILWVLSQNGTLRYNELKRNIVGITNMMLSSSLKELEKGGLINRVQYNEIPPHVDYSLSEVGKKLLPVLDELAKWGEELKGMKDDL, from the coding sequence ATGAAAGATAAGGTGGCTTTTTCAATAGAAAATGATTTTTGCCCTGTAGCATATGCTTTAAAAATTATAGGAGGGAAGTGGAAATTGCCCATACTTTGGGTACTCTCTCAAAATGGCACACTTAGATATAATGAATTAAAAAGAAATATTGTAGGAATAACTAATATGATGTTGTCAAGCTCATTAAAAGAGCTTGAAAAAGGTGGTCTTATTAATAGAGTGCAGTATAATGAAATACCTCCACATGTTGATTATTCCTTATCTGAGGTTGGAAAAAAGTTGTTACCCGTTCTTGACGAATTGGCAAAATGGGGTGAAGAATTAAAAGGAATGAAAGATGATTTATAA
- a CDS encoding lipase, translating to MEKKLIKIATIILLVFSMTLADVSTIVRSAGPKTQETQEIETFTSKDELKNKEESIKLPKLEDIDSLIDSAEEVKQEEDVEKMPPLKFPEIPDINTRSIKEGNNYPIVLVHGFMGFGRDELLGYKYWGGAVDLQEKLNVSGHKTYTAAVGPVSSNWDRACELYAYIVGGTVDYGEAHSKKFKHNRYGRTYQGIYKNISNENKIHLIGHSMGGQTIRTLTQLLSEGSEEEINCGQENISPLFEGGKHWIHSITTISTPNDGTTLSDLIPAKDLLSYAFGALGTVTDKNNLFSSLYDLKLDQWGLKKKQGESQRDYINRVLESSIWNNTKDIATYDLSTKGAQELNTWVKAQPDVYYFSWTTQATRESILTGHSVAQIGPMNPIFYIPGNLIGKYSRNEKDLPIIDNKWFPNDGIVNCISQSGPKLGSDDVIEQYNGGAKIGQWNAMPRIINTDHMDIVGTFGNVKDWYIEYANLLRQLSK from the coding sequence ATGGAAAAAAAGTTAATAAAAATAGCAACTATTATTTTATTAGTATTTTCTATGACATTAGCAGATGTTTCAACTATTGTAAGATCAGCTGGACCAAAGACACAAGAAACTCAGGAGATAGAGACATTTACTTCTAAAGATGAATTAAAGAATAAAGAAGAGTCAATAAAGTTACCTAAATTAGAAGATATAGATAGTTTAATAGATTCGGCAGAAGAAGTTAAACAAGAAGAAGATGTGGAAAAAATGCCTCCATTAAAGTTTCCAGAGATTCCGGATATTAATACCAGAAGTATTAAAGAAGGAAACAATTATCCAATTGTTTTAGTTCATGGCTTTATGGGGTTTGGAAGAGATGAACTATTAGGTTATAAATATTGGGGTGGAGCAGTTGATCTTCAAGAAAAGTTAAATGTATCAGGACATAAGACTTATACAGCAGCAGTAGGACCAGTATCAAGTAATTGGGATAGAGCTTGTGAACTTTATGCTTATATAGTAGGAGGAACAGTAGATTATGGAGAAGCTCATTCAAAAAAGTTTAAGCATAATAGATATGGAAGAACCTATCAAGGAATATACAAGAATATAAGTAATGAAAATAAAATACATTTAATAGGGCATAGTATGGGTGGTCAAACTATACGTACACTTACACAACTATTAAGTGAAGGTAGCGAAGAAGAAATAAATTGTGGACAAGAGAATATTTCACCATTATTTGAAGGGGGAAAACATTGGATTCACAGTATTACTACCATATCAACACCTAATGATGGTACAACTTTATCGGATTTAATACCAGCAAAAGATTTATTAAGTTATGCATTTGGTGCATTAGGTACAGTAACTGATAAAAATAATTTGTTCAGCTCATTATATGACTTAAAATTAGATCAATGGGGATTAAAAAAGAAACAAGGAGAATCTCAACGTGATTATATTAACAGAGTTTTAGAAAGTAGTATTTGGAATAATACAAAGGATATAGCAACCTATGATTTATCTACAAAAGGTGCACAAGAACTAAATACATGGGTAAAGGCTCAACCAGATGTATATTATTTTTCTTGGACAACGCAAGCAACTAGAGAATCTATTCTGACAGGCCATTCAGTGGCACAAATCGGTCCAATGAATCCTATATTTTATATACCAGGAAATTTAATAGGTAAATATTCACGTAATGAAAAAGATCTTCCTATTATTGATAATAAGTGGTTCCCAAATGATGGTATTGTAAATTGCATTAGTCAAAGTGGACCTAAATTAGGTTCCGATGACGTCATTGAGCAATATAATGGTGGAGCTAAAATAGGGCAGTGGAATGCAATGCCTAGAATTATAAATACAGATCATATGGACATAGTAGGTACATTTGGTAATGTTAAAGACTGGTATATTGAGTACGCAAATCTTTTACGTCAATTATCAAAATAA
- the queD gene encoding 6-carboxytetrahydropterin synthase QueD, with product MILIKKFKFDAAHNLVHYHGKCERLHGHTYGLVIKISGEPDKEDMVIDFTELKSIVKENVLDLLDHAYINEIMDQPTAENIAVWIWNKLYTKLKRDNCSLYEIEVWETETSGVVYNGR from the coding sequence ATGATACTTATTAAAAAATTCAAATTTGATGCAGCACATAACTTAGTACACTACCATGGAAAATGTGAGAGGCTTCATGGTCATACATATGGTTTAGTAATAAAGATTTCGGGAGAGCCAGACAAGGAAGATATGGTAATAGATTTTACAGAACTTAAATCTATAGTAAAAGAAAATGTGCTAGATTTATTGGATCATGCTTATATAAATGAAATAATGGATCAACCAACAGCAGAAAATATAGCAGTTTGGATATGGAATAAACTTTATACAAAATTAAAGAGAGATAATTGTAGCTTATATGAAATAGAAGTTTGGGAAACAGAAACCAGCGGAGTGGTGTACAACGGAAGATAA
- a CDS encoding DegT/DnrJ/EryC1/StrS aminotransferase family protein, producing MKKIPFSPPDITEREIDAVVEVLKSGWITSGPKTQQFENNLAEYCHTNKAVAVSSASAGLELVLKAFDIKEGDEVITTPYTYTATASVSLHRGIKPKFVDVEKDSFLIDIDKLADAITPKTKAIYTVDFAGVPVDYDAIKEVLKSKGREDIILVSDSAHSLGAIYKGKKVGGQVDFHIFSFHAVKNLTTAEGGAITFADNNFKGREDLHKDFKLQSLHGQSKDALSKMKAGAWEYDIVTDGHKCNMTDIGSAIGLVQLTRYEEMLRKREAIFDTYTKVLAEKDWAIIPFKKDETKETSYHIYPLRIKGFKEAERNEVIKMLAEKDIATNVHFKPLPMFTLYKNLGYNIEDYPNAYAQYINEISLPVYSTLTLEDAEYVARELVAAVEKVMK from the coding sequence ATGAAAAAAATACCATTTTCACCACCAGATATTACAGAAAGAGAAATAGATGCAGTAGTAGAGGTTTTAAAATCTGGTTGGATAACTTCAGGTCCTAAAACTCAACAATTCGAAAATAATTTAGCTGAGTATTGTCATACAAATAAAGCCGTAGCAGTATCTAGCGCTTCAGCAGGATTAGAACTTGTATTAAAAGCTTTTGATATAAAAGAAGGAGATGAAGTAATAACTACTCCTTATACTTATACAGCTACAGCAAGTGTATCTTTACATAGGGGTATAAAGCCAAAATTTGTAGATGTAGAAAAAGATAGCTTTTTAATAGATATAGATAAATTAGCAGATGCAATAACACCAAAAACTAAAGCAATATATACAGTAGATTTTGCAGGAGTACCTGTAGATTATGATGCTATTAAAGAAGTTTTAAAATCTAAAGGTCGCGAAGATATAATTTTAGTATCTGATTCAGCACATTCTTTAGGTGCTATTTATAAAGGAAAAAAAGTTGGAGGTCAAGTAGATTTCCACATATTCTCATTCCATGCAGTAAAAAATCTTACAACAGCAGAAGGTGGAGCAATAACTTTTGCAGATAATAATTTTAAAGGAAGAGAAGATTTACACAAAGATTTTAAATTACAATCCCTACATGGTCAATCAAAGGATGCTTTATCAAAGATGAAAGCAGGAGCTTGGGAATATGACATAGTAACAGATGGACATAAATGCAATATGACAGATATAGGATCAGCTATAGGTTTAGTTCAGCTTACAAGATACGAAGAAATGTTAAGAAAAAGAGAAGCTATATTTGATACTTATACAAAAGTATTAGCAGAAAAAGATTGGGCTATAATACCATTTAAAAAAGATGAAACTAAAGAGACTTCATATCACATATATCCGTTAAGAATAAAAGGATTTAAAGAAGCGGAAAGAAATGAAGTAATAAAAATGTTAGCAGAAAAAGATATAGCAACAAATGTACATTTTAAACCTTTACCAATGTTTACATTATACAAAAATTTAGGATACAATATAGAAGACTATCCAAATGCATATGCACAATATATCAATGAAATTTCTTTACCAGTATATTCTACATTAACTTTAGAAGATGCGGAATATGTAGCTAGAGAGCTTGTAGCAGCAGTAGAAAAAGTTATGAAATAA
- a CDS encoding VOC family protein — MKAEINLITIWTNDIEDMKNFYNKSLQFKIKNDLGNYVEFESDGVQFAICTIEVMHEYNSEYEKNTSGQAFELAFPCENPGDVDKSFNKLVENGAKQVHKPQNMPWNQRTALFADPDGNIHEIFAEIK; from the coding sequence ATGAAAGCAGAGATTAATCTTATTACAATTTGGACAAACGATATAGAGGATATGAAAAATTTCTATAATAAATCTCTTCAATTTAAGATTAAAAATGATCTTGGAAATTATGTTGAGTTTGAAAGTGACGGAGTACAATTTGCTATTTGTACCATAGAGGTTATGCATGAGTATAACAGCGAATATGAGAAAAATACAAGTGGTCAAGCTTTTGAGCTGGCATTTCCATGTGAAAATCCAGGTGATGTTGATAAATCATTTAATAAATTAGTTGAAAATGGAGCAAAACAAGTTCATAAACCACAGAATATGCCTTGGAATCAAAGAACAGCGCTATTTGCAGATCCAGATGGCAATATACATGAAATTTTCGCTGAGATAAAATAA
- a CDS encoding pyridoxamine 5'-phosphate oxidase family protein, which produces MTEVLNFLNECGIFFVSTVDGDQPKVRPFSFVMEYEGKLCFATSNKKSFYAQLMKNPNMEICATNKDLKWLRLSGKAVFCTKIESKTKALETMPVLKNMYSVDDDIFEIFYLENAVANFCSMNGDNKTINL; this is translated from the coding sequence ATGACTGAAGTTCTTAATTTTCTTAACGAATGTGGAATATTCTTTGTTTCCACAGTTGATGGTGATCAACCAAAAGTTCGTCCTTTCAGTTTCGTAATGGAATATGAAGGGAAACTTTGCTTTGCTACAAGCAATAAAAAATCATTTTATGCACAGTTAATGAAAAATCCCAATATGGAGATTTGTGCAACAAATAAAGATTTAAAATGGTTACGTCTAAGTGGAAAAGCTGTTTTCTGTACTAAAATAGAATCAAAAACTAAAGCACTAGAAACAATGCCAGTATTAAAAAATATGTATTCTGTAGATGATGATATATTTGAAATTTTCTATCTTGAAAATGCTGTCGCAAACTTTTGCTCAATGAATGGAGATAATAAAACTATTAATCTTTAG
- a CDS encoding CDP-alcohol phosphatidyltransferase family protein, translated as MVVQMKNIPNLITMIRILGITVLVFIRPFSEIFFIIYLICGISDILDGMIARKMNLVSKKGQVLDSIADFFMFIVFLFIFTSNFKIHLLAIYWVAIIAVIRLTSLGIGFLHYKQLTFLHTYANKLTGIVLFCFPFMYVVLGLYTTTILVCFIASISAVEELIINTISKQLCRDIKSIFSL; from the coding sequence ATGGTGGTGCAAATGAAGAATATTCCCAATTTAATTACAATGATAAGAATATTAGGAATAACAGTTTTAGTGTTTATAAGACCATTTTCAGAAATATTCTTTATAATATATTTAATATGTGGTATCAGTGATATTTTGGATGGAATGATTGCACGAAAGATGAATTTAGTAAGTAAAAAGGGGCAAGTTCTTGATAGTATTGCAGATTTTTTTATGTTTATAGTTTTTTTATTCATATTTACTTCTAATTTTAAAATTCATTTATTAGCCATATATTGGGTAGCTATTATTGCTGTTATTCGCCTTACATCCTTAGGAATTGGTTTTTTGCACTATAAACAACTCACCTTCTTACACACTTATGCAAATAAGTTAACAGGTATAGTTTTGTTTTGTTTCCCGTTTATGTATGTTGTATTAGGACTATACACAACAACTATTTTAGTTTGCTTTATTGCAAGTATTTCAGCAGTGGAAGAATTAATTATTAATACTATTTCTAAACAATTATGTAGAGATATTAAGTCTATATTTTCATTATGA
- a CDS encoding DegT/DnrJ/EryC1/StrS family aminotransferase, whose product MKVDFYTSKREYAEKKSEIDKAIFDVVESGSFILGPQVKNFEEAIKEYTGAKHAIGVASGTDALVIASHILGFENGAEVITSPFTFLASTSCIAKHRATPVFVDIDEETFEMDLNQIESKVNSKTKGILPIHLFSQMNNMDEIMEIANKNDLRVLEDAAEAFGMRWKGNGDSYRHSGTIGDMGIFSFFPTKTLGGYGDGGMIVTNSDELAERTKMFRVHGASKKYHYDYIGYNSRLDSMQAAVLSVKLKYINDAIKKREEIANMYMEKLQDCEYIRFPKIKGDQKPVYYVFNIRAERRDELVAYLKENEIGNSIYYPIPLHMQKCFSYLGHKEGDFPVAEKVSKEILALPIYPELKEEEVDFVCETIKKFYTK is encoded by the coding sequence GTGAAAGTTGATTTTTATACGTCTAAAAGAGAATATGCAGAAAAAAAATCAGAAATAGATAAAGCTATATTTGATGTAGTAGAAAGTGGAAGTTTTATACTTGGACCACAAGTTAAAAACTTTGAAGAAGCTATAAAAGAATATACAGGAGCAAAACATGCTATAGGTGTAGCATCAGGTACAGATGCTTTAGTAATAGCCTCTCATATTTTAGGTTTTGAAAATGGGGCTGAAGTTATAACTTCACCATTTACATTCTTAGCATCTACATCTTGTATAGCTAAACATAGGGCTACACCTGTATTTGTAGATATAGACGAAGAAACTTTTGAAATGGATTTAAATCAAATAGAATCAAAAGTAAATTCTAAAACAAAGGGAATACTTCCAATTCATTTATTCTCACAAATGAATAACATGGATGAAATAATGGAAATAGCAAATAAAAATGATTTAAGAGTTTTAGAAGATGCAGCAGAAGCCTTTGGAATGAGATGGAAAGGTAATGGAGACAGTTATAGACATTCAGGAACTATAGGAGATATGGGTATATTTTCATTCTTCCCAACTAAAACATTAGGTGGATATGGTGATGGAGGTATGATAGTTACTAATAGTGATGAATTAGCAGAAAGAACTAAAATGTTTAGAGTACATGGAGCATCTAAAAAATATCACTATGATTATATAGGATATAATTCAAGATTAGATAGTATGCAAGCTGCAGTACTTTCAGTAAAATTAAAATATATAAATGATGCTATTAAAAAGAGAGAAGAAATAGCTAATATGTACATGGAAAAATTACAGGATTGTGAATATATAAGATTCCCTAAAATAAAAGGAGATCAAAAACCAGTATACTATGTATTCAATATACGTGCTGAAAGAAGAGATGAACTAGTAGCTTACTTAAAAGAAAATGAAATAGGAAATAGTATTTACTATCCAATACCATTACACATGCAAAAATGTTTCAGTTACTTAGGGCATAAAGAAGGAGATTTCCCAGTAGCAGAAAAAGTATCAAAAGAAATATTAGCATTACCAATATATCCAGAATTAAAAGAAGAAGAAGTAGACTTTGTTTGTGAAACAATCAAAAAATTCTACACAAAATAA